In Psychrobacter sp. P11G3, a single genomic region encodes these proteins:
- a CDS encoding PaaI family thioesterase codes for MSATKEEISAFMALEFPQTKCVVEAVNENGATLSHEIGINELRPGGTVSGPVMMAVADVAIYVAILGRIGIVPLTVTTSLTINFLRKPSASARIIAECTLMKVGRTLIVGEVSLYSEGCDDMVAHVVGTYSVPPKHIEG; via the coding sequence ATGTCTGCAACCAAAGAAGAAATCAGTGCCTTTATGGCATTGGAGTTTCCCCAAACCAAATGCGTCGTCGAGGCGGTCAATGAAAATGGCGCGACCTTATCGCACGAGATTGGCATAAACGAGCTGCGTCCCGGTGGCACAGTCTCGGGACCGGTCATGATGGCCGTTGCTGATGTCGCTATCTATGTGGCGATACTCGGAAGAATAGGTATTGTCCCATTAACGGTGACGACGAGTTTGACCATCAATTTCTTGCGTAAGCCATCAGCAAGTGCTCGTATTATCGCTGAATGTACCTTGATGAAAGTAGGGCGCACGTTGATAGTGGGTGAGGTATCTCTGTATTCAGAAGGGTGTGATGATATGGTGGCTCATGTGGTCGGCACGTATTCGGTGCCGCCTAAGCATATTGAAGGTTAG
- a CDS encoding DUF3124 domain-containing protein, with the protein MNKRSISVLLIAIMTLLSGCDQSAQDPNVLLSEHQKDPIKELAITSDVDHSQFGYKQTFYVPIYSDIYTDRDARKVLLSATLSVRNTTLKKSLYINKIDYYDTDGALVKSYLDNPIELPAMATLNYIVEKEEDKGGSGANFIIEVEGVDETVKPVIEAVMIGNFSNKGFAFSTEGTPVIH; encoded by the coding sequence ATGAATAAGCGAAGTATCTCTGTCCTACTGATCGCCATAATGACACTACTGTCAGGTTGTGATCAGTCCGCGCAAGACCCGAACGTTCTTTTGTCTGAGCATCAAAAAGACCCGATTAAAGAGTTGGCGATTACCTCAGACGTGGATCACAGTCAGTTTGGTTACAAGCAAACCTTTTATGTGCCGATTTATTCTGATATCTATACCGATAGAGACGCTCGCAAAGTGCTGCTATCGGCGACGCTGAGTGTGCGTAATACCACGCTCAAAAAATCACTGTATATCAATAAAATTGATTATTACGATACAGATGGAGCATTGGTCAAATCATATCTAGATAATCCTATCGAGCTACCAGCGATGGCCACGCTCAACTACATCGTCGAAAAAGAAGAGGATAAAGGCGGTTCTGGTGCTAACTTTATCATCGAAGTTGAAGGTGTAGATGAAACCGTCAAACCAGTGATAGAAGCGGTCATGATCGGTAACTTTAGTAATAAAGGATTTGCCTTTAGTACAGAAGGCACGCCCGTGATACATTGA
- a CDS encoding potassium channel family protein, whose product MKYIIVGLGNFGASLGSALTSQGHEVIAIDSSMQRVEAYKEVISHTLCMDATDEYTVSGLPIVDTDIVIVAIGEDQGANVMATALFKTLKAKRLISRSINPLHEKVLQAIGVDDLIHPEKEAANRWAKRLSLRYFVDSFELSDNFSMVEIKIPNVLIGKTVDDLQLEQKFNIRLLSTLRYEYYEDSFGRTQSKPSIQGLATPEQVLQERDVLVIYGANKHINQFLRSVGVKIK is encoded by the coding sequence ATGAAGTACATCATCGTAGGGCTAGGAAATTTCGGTGCATCATTAGGCTCGGCATTGACCAGTCAAGGGCATGAAGTAATTGCTATTGATAGTAGTATGCAACGGGTGGAAGCTTACAAAGAAGTGATTTCGCATACGCTGTGTATGGATGCCACGGACGAGTATACGGTTAGCGGATTACCAATCGTTGATACTGATATTGTCATCGTGGCGATTGGCGAAGATCAAGGTGCCAATGTTATGGCAACAGCGCTATTTAAGACGTTAAAAGCCAAGCGTTTAATCAGCCGTAGTATCAATCCGCTACACGAAAAAGTCCTACAAGCCATCGGCGTGGATGATTTGATTCACCCTGAAAAAGAGGCAGCCAATCGCTGGGCCAAGCGTCTGTCATTACGCTACTTTGTCGATTCGTTTGAATTGAGCGATAACTTCAGCATGGTAGAGATTAAGATTCCAAATGTATTGATCGGTAAGACTGTCGACGACTTACAGTTAGAGCAAAAGTTCAATATCCGATTGCTTAGTACGTTGCGCTATGAGTATTATGAAGACAGCTTTGGTCGTACGCAGAGCAAGCCTAGTATCCAAGGTTTGGCGACGCCTGAACAAGTACTGCAAGAGCGCGATGTACTAGTGATTTATGGTGCCAACAAACATATCAATCAGTTCTTACGTAGTGTGGGTGTGAAAATAAAATAG
- a CDS encoding TrkH family potassium uptake protein: MNAATRYRLLNNFTILISVIGVAIALLDSGFTLPTWLQQVFHIFYLVIIFLSFMVTAGRYIYTKKPLTFNKVAVFDALTSIAIIILLTAHFTDLVRSGLSAAVDGFVAIKIAVFVTFVRELSDHNFNLNRTFLHPAQFFILSFLVVVLVGALLLMMPNATTQPLSFVDALFTATSAVCVTGLIVVDTATYFTTFGQVIIMGLIQIGGLGILTFVTYFSYFFKGGVSYETQASISEMSYMRGMGDVVSTLKSILYVTFAVEAVAAALIYISIYDIPNMDWSEQLFFSVFHAISAFCNAGFSTFSAGLYDDSLRFNYSLQLILAMTFIFGGMGFTIVVNVLRYLRYRAQRLINRHDQRYIYQPWLLNINSRITLITTGALLLVGLIGVMIFEYNNVLADHTSFLGKLVTGFFTAATPRTAGFNVIDMGELTFPTVMLTIFLMWIGASPNSTGGGIKTSTFAIALLNTLSLARGQTKIEVFKREIAEISVRRAFSIMWLSLLVIGTGVTLISYDQPELDLIKVVFECFSAYSTVGLSLNLTADLSDFSKIVVSVIMFVGRVSMLTIFIALLKNMRQRNYRYPTEEITIN; the protein is encoded by the coding sequence ATGAATGCAGCCACGCGTTATCGATTATTAAACAATTTTACGATTCTCATTAGTGTTATCGGGGTAGCGATTGCATTGTTAGATAGTGGTTTTACACTACCAACATGGCTCCAGCAAGTATTCCATATTTTCTATTTGGTCATTATCTTTCTTAGTTTTATGGTGACCGCTGGGCGTTACATCTATACCAAAAAGCCATTAACCTTCAATAAAGTCGCCGTCTTTGACGCACTGACCAGCATTGCCATTATCATTTTATTGACCGCGCATTTTACGGACTTAGTACGTTCGGGCCTATCTGCTGCCGTTGATGGCTTTGTCGCGATAAAGATAGCGGTGTTTGTCACCTTCGTCCGCGAACTCTCCGATCATAATTTCAATCTCAATCGTACCTTTCTACATCCTGCGCAGTTTTTTATTCTGAGCTTTTTAGTCGTAGTGCTGGTTGGTGCATTGCTATTGATGATGCCCAATGCGACGACGCAGCCGCTGTCTTTTGTGGATGCGCTTTTTACCGCGACCAGTGCGGTTTGTGTGACAGGGCTTATCGTCGTGGATACTGCGACCTATTTTACGACTTTTGGCCAAGTTATTATTATGGGTCTGATACAAATTGGCGGCTTAGGTATTTTGACCTTTGTGACCTATTTTAGTTATTTCTTTAAGGGCGGTGTCAGCTATGAGACGCAAGCCAGCATCAGCGAGATGTCTTACATGCGCGGTATGGGTGATGTGGTGTCGACACTCAAGTCTATCTTATACGTCACGTTTGCTGTCGAGGCGGTAGCGGCTGCGCTGATTTATATCAGTATTTATGATATACCCAATATGGATTGGTCTGAGCAGCTATTCTTTTCAGTCTTTCATGCGATTTCTGCTTTCTGTAATGCTGGGTTCTCTACCTTTAGTGCTGGCTTGTACGATGATTCGCTACGTTTTAATTATTCACTACAGCTGATTCTGGCAATGACATTTATCTTCGGTGGTATGGGTTTTACCATCGTGGTCAATGTGCTTAGGTATTTACGTTATCGTGCTCAGCGGCTGATAAATCGTCATGACCAACGCTATATTTATCAGCCTTGGTTACTTAATATTAATAGCCGTATTACTTTGATTACCACAGGCGCATTACTGCTAGTCGGTCTGATTGGGGTGATGATATTTGAATACAATAATGTGCTCGCTGACCATACCAGTTTCCTCGGTAAGCTAGTAACAGGGTTCTTTACTGCGGCTACCCCGCGTACGGCAGGTTTTAATGTGATTGATATGGGTGAGCTGACTTTTCCAACGGTGATGCTGACGATATTTCTGATGTGGATTGGGGCATCACCAAACTCGACAGGTGGGGGTATCAAGACCAGCACCTTTGCGATTGCGCTATTAAATACATTGAGTCTGGCGCGTGGTCAGACCAAGATAGAGGTGTTTAAACGGGAGATTGCGGAGATTTCCGTTCGCCGCGCATTTTCTATTATGTGGTTGTCACTACTGGTCATCGGTACGGGCGTGACGCTCATCAGTTATGATCAGCCAGAGCTTGATTTGATTAAAGTAGTATTTGAGTGTTTCTCAGCTTATAGCACGGTGGGGCTAAGTTTAAACCTGACAGCAGACTTATCAGATTTTAGTAAAATAGTGGTTTCGGTCATTATGTTTGTTGGCCGCGTCAGTATGCTGACGATATTTATCGCGCTACTAAAAAATATGCGCCAACGCAATTATCGCTATCCTACGGAAGAGATTACGATTAACTAA
- a CDS encoding DMT family transporter, which produces MNDSLKQTSIQKTTWLVPFVCLLAGGALTGISTNVAKYAIDVGLTPLGFLFWSITGAAVILFMIALIRKELTPLNARSLEYYFVAALVSVAAANLLLFSAIPHVGAGFVALILSLPPLLTYLGALILRIEQFYIVRALGVIAALIGAGALAIHKFSAPDSSVFWILIALCGPVLLAIGNIYRTLRWPDNASSGALAPGMLIAAALLLGLFGMMSDFSIAVSLESWLPLSMIAIQACVFAGQFLLLFLLQKTGGPVLLSLLGAVGAIVGVPVAIFLQGESPPEGLFLGATLIAIGVVLVTWGGVKIARVKEEVS; this is translated from the coding sequence ATGAATGACTCGCTCAAACAAACCAGTATTCAAAAGACCACTTGGCTGGTGCCTTTCGTTTGTCTGCTGGCAGGTGGCGCACTCACTGGTATCTCGACCAATGTGGCAAAGTACGCTATCGATGTCGGTCTGACCCCATTAGGGTTTTTGTTTTGGTCAATTACTGGCGCTGCTGTTATTTTATTCATGATAGCGCTCATCAGAAAAGAACTTACTCCTCTTAATGCTCGCAGCTTAGAGTATTACTTTGTCGCGGCGCTTGTCAGTGTCGCAGCCGCCAACTTACTGTTATTCTCTGCCATTCCTCATGTGGGCGCAGGTTTCGTCGCCTTAATCCTCTCATTGCCGCCACTGCTAACTTATCTTGGTGCGCTGATACTACGCATAGAGCAATTTTATATTGTCCGTGCGCTTGGGGTCATCGCAGCACTCATCGGGGCAGGAGCATTAGCCATACATAAATTCTCTGCGCCAGATTCTAGTGTGTTTTGGATTTTAATCGCGCTTTGTGGGCCAGTGCTACTTGCTATTGGTAACATATATCGGACATTACGCTGGCCTGATAATGCGTCTTCTGGCGCACTCGCTCCAGGTATGTTGATTGCGGCAGCGCTGCTGCTAGGCTTGTTTGGTATGATGTCAGACTTTTCTATCGCTGTATCTTTAGAGAGTTGGCTACCGCTAAGCATGATAGCTATACAAGCATGCGTATTCGCTGGACAGTTTTTACTATTATTCCTACTACAAAAGACAGGCGGGCCTGTGTTGCTAAGTTTGTTAGGCGCAGTAGGAGCCATTGTCGGCGTGCCCGTCGCTATTTTTTTGCAAGGGGAGAGTCCACCAGAAGGTTTATTTTTAGGTGCGACTTTAATTGCGATTGGCGTGGTATTAGTCACATGGGGCGGTGTAAAAATAGCAAGAGTAAAAGAAGAAGTTTCATAA
- a CDS encoding flavin monoamine oxidase family protein: protein MQDIPVVIVGGGLSGLYTAFLLEQKGIAYRLLEARDTLGGRIAVAKYPDAHATNNSTDIDQAESSATFDLGPSWFWPDYQTQLSSLVESLDLSCFTQFEEGDMMVERAANQPPVRMQGYKSAPPSMRLVGGMAALTDALYARLDASCIMTSQTVRQLNRTPQHIEVQSEDSSGHVTGHVMTFRAQHVLLALPPRLVEGRIAFQPALPQDLSEQWRKTATWMAPHAKYVAVYESPFWRDAGLSGAARSAIGPLTEIHDASTLESDRALFGFFGVPAQVRQSLSDTVLKEHCRAQLVRLFGTQASTPKAEYLKDWSKDPLTATPADASGNGQHAVAPPSKPKTGVWQDCLTGCGSEWSAQFPGYVAGAIDAATVAVGSLPATILRQ from the coding sequence ATGCAAGACATACCTGTGGTAATCGTTGGTGGTGGGTTGAGCGGATTATATACAGCCTTTTTATTAGAGCAAAAGGGCATAGCGTATAGACTGCTAGAGGCGCGTGATACCTTGGGTGGTCGCATTGCAGTTGCTAAATATCCAGATGCGCATGCTACTAATAACAGTACTGATATCGACCAAGCAGAATCAAGCGCGACATTTGATTTAGGGCCGTCATGGTTTTGGCCGGATTATCAAACGCAGTTAAGTAGTCTGGTTGAGTCGTTAGATTTATCATGTTTTACGCAGTTCGAAGAAGGCGATATGATGGTTGAGCGGGCTGCCAATCAGCCACCCGTGCGTATGCAAGGTTACAAAAGCGCACCACCTTCTATGCGTCTAGTTGGTGGTATGGCCGCTTTGACTGATGCGCTATATGCTCGCCTAGATGCTAGTTGTATCATGACCAGTCAAACCGTAAGGCAATTAAACAGAACGCCTCAACATATCGAAGTACAGAGCGAAGACAGCTCTGGGCATGTGACCGGACATGTGATGACGTTCCGTGCGCAGCATGTGCTACTTGCGTTACCGCCTCGATTGGTAGAAGGCCGGATAGCATTTCAGCCAGCGCTACCGCAAGACTTAAGTGAACAGTGGCGCAAGACAGCCACTTGGATGGCGCCCCATGCCAAATACGTCGCTGTTTATGAATCACCATTTTGGCGAGATGCTGGTCTCTCGGGTGCCGCGCGCAGTGCGATAGGACCGCTTACTGAGATACATGATGCCTCTACGCTAGAGAGCGATAGGGCATTGTTTGGTTTCTTTGGTGTTCCTGCTCAAGTACGACAGAGCCTCTCTGATACAGTGCTAAAAGAACATTGCCGTGCCCAATTAGTGCGACTATTTGGTACACAGGCAAGTACTCCAAAAGCTGAATATCTTAAAGACTGGTCAAAAGACCCATTAACAGCGACGCCCGCTGATGCTAGCGGCAACGGTCAGCATGCAGTAGCTCCGCCATCCAAGCCAAAAACAGGCGTGTGGCAGGACTGTCTAACAGGTTGTGGTAGTGAGTGGTCGGCGCAGTTCCCTGGCTATGTCGCTGGAGCAATTGATGCAGCAACCGTCGCTGTAGGAAGCCTACCTGCTACCATTTTGCGCCAGTAG
- a CDS encoding M48 family metallopeptidase, whose translation MTKLKYIAHYSEQIQTQAAQLITDGRLGEYLEKKYPTQHQIQSDKALYQYINEIKTQYMRKIGQLSNVSYSSKLKVLKHALGIHTTQSRVQGSKLKSHNSITVASLFKDAPPEFLRMIVVHELAHFKEHDHNKAFYQLCCHMEPEYHQFELDTRLWLHWREL comes from the coding sequence GTGACCAAATTAAAGTACATAGCGCATTACTCAGAGCAGATTCAAACTCAAGCTGCTCAGCTTATAACTGATGGTAGGTTGGGCGAGTATCTGGAAAAAAAGTACCCGACTCAGCATCAAATCCAAAGCGACAAAGCGCTCTATCAATATATAAATGAGATAAAAACCCAATACATGCGTAAGATTGGTCAGCTATCAAATGTCAGCTATAGCAGTAAGCTCAAGGTTTTAAAACATGCACTGGGTATCCATACGACGCAATCGCGCGTACAGGGCAGTAAGCTCAAATCGCACAATAGCATCACGGTAGCTAGCCTATTTAAGGATGCGCCGCCAGAGTTTTTGCGCATGATAGTGGTGCATGAGCTTGCCCATTTCAAAGAACATGATCATAACAAAGCTTTTTATCAATTATGCTGCCATATGGAGCCTGAGTATCATCAATTTGAGCTGGATACGCGACTTTGGTTACACTGGCGAGAGTTGTAG